ACCGGCACATTGATCAGGAACACCGAGCCCCACCAGAAGTGCTGCAGCAGCCAGCCGCCGATGATCGGTCCCAGTGCTGCGCCGACGATGGCGACGGAACCCCAGATCGCAATGGCGATATTGCGCTCGCGCTCCTCATGGAAGCTCAGCCCGATCAGCGCCAGCGTGGCCGGCATCATTGCCGCCGCACCCACTGCCAGGAAGGCACGCGCGGCAATCAGCTGGGGGGCGCTGCCGGCGAACGCCGCCGCCAGCGAGGCGATGCCGAACACCACCAGGCCGATCAGGAACATGCGGCGATGGCCGATGCGGTCGCCCAGCGTACCCGCGCCCAGCAGCAGGCCAGCCATCACCAGCGGATAGGCATTGATGATCCACAACGCCTGGCCCGCACTGGCCGAGAGTTCCTCGGTGAGCGTGGGCAGTGCGGTGTAGAGCACGGAGTTGTCGAGCGTGACCAGCAAGAGGCCGGCAGCGACGGTGAACAACAGTGCCCAGCGACGGGCACGCGACAGGGCCGGAGTACCGGCCAAGGGCTGGGACAGAGCCATGGGACAACCTGATGGGGTGAAGTACGGCCATAACTATACCGGACATCCGGTATAGTTATGGCCTTCCGGACCAGCCGGTTCAGCCTTTGTAGAGGCGAGCTTGCTCGACGGAACGGCCGGGCAGGCATGGCCGGGCTCGACCGGTCAATGTCTACCGGCAGCCTTCTGGCAACGCCGCGATCGCCGCCACTACCGCACCCTGCATGCCCTGGCCCACAGCCATGTCCAGCTCGCCGCCGGTGCCGCCGTGCTGGCGCCGCAGTTCGTCCTCGCACAGCCTGCGCACGCGCGAGCGCGCGTTCGCCCGCAGGCTGCTGCAGCGCCAGTCGGTGCCCCCCAACGGCAATACCGAGTACACCACGCTGTTGCAGGCGTTGCCGGCGCGCTGCTGCAGCGACAGACCATCGAAGTCCCGTGGCTCGCTGCTGTGCTCCGGGTCGAAATAGCTGTCCGGGAAGGTTCGCGCGTACTGTTCAACGTCCACATCCATGACGCGCCCGCCGGCCAACGGCATGCGCAGGCGCTCACCACACCGCATGCCATCGGCGCGATGCTGGATGTACTGGTAGATCGGCCGATCCAGTGTTGGATCCTGCTGGGTCACCGCACTGACCGCCGCCAGCACCGGCAGCGAGGCACGATTGGCCATGCGTGCCAGCAGCCCGGCCTGCGCCGGCTGGCAGCGGTCACGCAGCGTTGCCGCCAGCAGGAACAGCACATCGTTGCGAAAGGGCGGTTCCTCCACCATGTGCCGTTCGATGCGCTGGCGCGCCACGGCCGCAGGTGCGGGAAACACAATCGCGGGCGGCTTGGAGACGACAACACGCCGATGCCATCCCGCCACCAGCGCGATTGCGGTTGCCAGCACGCCCGCAGCGATGAGCCAACGCCTGCGCATCAGTTGCCGATCGCCGTCAGCGTCGCCGACGCTGCATCGTAGGATGCGCTGGCGATATCCGCATTGAACCGCTTCACCTGCAGGCGGCCGGCAAGCCGATAGGGATCCCACAGGTTGCCCAGCGCGATCGGCGTGGCCAGGGTGACATGGATGATCTGGTTCGGCGGCGGCGGTGGCACGTGGATGCATGCGCCGTAGAACGGCACGAACAGCAGTTCATCCACCAGGCCCGCATCCGTGGTCCCCAGCGGCACCACGAAACCGTCCAGATCCACGGCGCGGCCATCAGCTGCGTCGACCACGCGCGAAGAGCCGAACTGCCTGGCGCGGTCCGGGCTGGAATGATCGATCTCCAGCCCCGGGGGCGTGCCCGCGCCGGTGTCGTCGATCAGGCCGCCCACGCCGTCCATCCCATTGCGTGACAGGCCGATCTGCGGGCGCGGGCGCTGGTAGGTCACTTCGTCGGGCCGCAACGCGTCCCAACGGTCGATGGGGGCTTCGGCCGAGCCGGAGCATGCCGGCTTGTCCTGCGGCTTGACCATCACGGCATCGCCGCCCGGCGCCGTGCAGCCCGCCAACCACAGGCATCCCAACGCCAGCAACAGGTGGCTACGGTTCATACGTCCTCAGCTGCGCATCACGCATGGTGTAGGCCGAACCGGCCAGTTCGTCGTCCAGCCGCTCGGCCTGCAGCGTCCCGACCAGGAAGAAGGGCGAGTACATGTCCGGCATCTCGATCGGCCGCGGCAGCACCACGTGCACGATCTGGTTCGGCGGCGGCGGTGGCACGTGGATGCAGGCGCCGTAGTACGGCACGAACAGGAATTCGGTCAGGCGCCCGTCCTGCGCATTGGCCAGCGGCACCACGTAACCGGGCAGTCGTACCGGACGCCGCAGCACCGTATCCACGGTGCGGAAGGTGCCGAACTGCGGCATGCGGCGATTGCCATTGTGCTCGACCTCTGGCCCTTCGCCCCGCTCCAGCGCCGCCAGTTCGTCCCTGGGCATCATCTGCAGCCAGTCCAGCTCCTGCTCCCCGGCTGCGACCGTACCCGCGCGGTCGACCACCGACGAGGGCGGCAAGGCCTGCACGCCGGTATCGACCGGCCGCTCGCACGCCACCAGCGCGAGCATCATCGTCAGCAACCCGATCCCGCGCATGCTCAGGCTCCCGGCGACAGGCCGTCGGCCACAGTGCGGCGGTAGGCCAGAACGGCCGGCACCAGCCCGGCCAGTGCGCTGATCCCCAGCACCGCCGCCACCCAGCCCAGCTCACGGCCGTCGGGCCATACATGGGTAATGGACAGGCCGAACGTCGCCAGCACCCAACCACGCCCCGCCAGGCTGGCCAGGACCAGCAGCGACAGCGCCAATGCGCAGGCGGCCGCGCTGGTCGCCACTGCCTCCACCACCAGCAGGCACGCGATGTCGCCTGGTCGCGCGCCGGTGGCGCGCAGCACCGCCATCTCGCGACGCCGCTCCTGCAGGGTCGAGACCAGCAGCGCCACCAGCGAGACCATGCCCAGCAGCACCACCATCGCACTGATCAGCTGCAGGGCGCGCTCGGCGGCACCCAGCGACTGCCACAGCTGCTGCAACGTCACGCCCGGCAGGATCGCCAGCATCGCCTCGTCTGGATACTCGTTGATCCTGCGCTGCACCGAGAACGTTGCGATGCGCGAGTTCAGGCCGAGCATGAAGGCGGTGATGCTGGTCGGAGTCAGGTCCAGGTGGCGCGCCTGCTCGGCACTGACGCTCTGGCTGCGCAGCTGCACGCCCGAACGCCAGTCGACGTGGATCGCTTCGATCGCCGGCAACGAAACCAGCACCGATGAATCGACCGGCGTGCCGGTGCGCTTCAGGATGCCGGAAACACGGAACGGCTTGTCGGCATGCGTCGCCAGGGCGACCGCCCCGGTGCCATGGGCCAGCACGATCTCGCTGCCGACACCCACCTTCTGCGCATGTGCCACCTCCGCGCCGATCACCGCGTCATACAGATCATCGAACGGCCGTCCCTGCGCAAACCCGAGCGTGTGCCCGGCACCGTAGCGATAGTGTTCGAAGTAGCCGCCACTGGTACCGATCACACGGAAGCCGCGCCAGGAATCACCGAGCGACAACGGCACCGCCCACTTCACCTGCGGTAGCGTGGACAGCTCCTGGTAGGACTGCCAGGACACATTGTTGGTGGGATCGCCGATATGGAACACCGAGTACAGCAGCAGATTCACCGGTCCAGAGCGCGCACCGACGATCAGGTCGGTGCCCGACACGGTACTGGCGAAGCCTTCGTGCGCCTGGTTGCGTATGCGTTCGACGCCCAGCAGCAGTACCACGCTGAGGGTGATGACCAGGATGGTCAGGCCCACGCTCAGCGCACGGCTGCGCAGGCTGGCCCAGGCAAGCTCAAGCATGGTCGCCACCTGCAAGGTTGATCTGCGACAAGGCAAGGGTGCGGTCGAACAAGGGTTGCAGGCTGTCGTCATGGCTGACCACCACCACCGTTGTGCCTGCCGCCTGGCCCTGCGCTGACATCAGCCGCAGGAAGGCGGTGGCCGCATCGCGATCCAGCGCCGAAGTAGGTTCGTCAGCCAACAGCAGGGCCGGTCGACCGATCAATGCTCGCGCCGCGGCCACGCGTTGCTGCTGGCCGACACTGAGCGTGCCAGCGCGCCGCTGCATCAGCGCCGGGTCCAGCTGCAGGGCGGACAACAGCCGCGCGATCTCGCCATCCAGCGGCCCGCTGACGCGCTCGCTGCGCAAGCGCGAAAAGCGCAGGCCCAGCGCGATGTTGTCGCGCACGCTGAGGAACGGCAGCAGGTTGAACTGCTGGAAAATCACGCCCAGGTGGTCGGCACGGAATCGATCCCGCGCCGCACCGCGCATTGTGTGCAGCGGGCGCCCCGCGACCTCGACATGCCCCCTGCTCGGCAGCAGCACGCCGGCCAACAGGCCCAGCAGGGTACTCTTGCCGCCCCCACTGGCGCCTCGCAGCAGCACGCTGCTGCCCTGCTCGATCGACAGTCGCGGAATATCCAGCACCCGGCGCACGCCATAGCCGAACTGCACGTCTTCGAGTGCGATCACTGGTACCGCGCTCACGGTGCCAGCACCACGCGCAGGTTGCCGGGTGTCAGCACGTTGCGCCCCTGGCCGTTGGCCGTGGTGCTGTTGACGATGACTTCGTGCAACCCGGGGAACAGTACCGGCAGGCGCACGACGATGGCGCGCAATGCGGCCGGATTCGCGCAGCGGTACTGGAGCGTGGCAGTGAAACCGGCGTGTCGATGCTGTGCTGCCGATGGCGGGGCGACCGTCGCGTCGAAACCCTCCGCCGTGGCGTGGCTGCTGGCCACGCGGCACCCTGCAGCGGTGGGCAGGGTGACCCAGCTTCCCCCCTTCAACAACACGGTGGCACGCGCCAGCGCGGCCTGCTCCGCTGCGCTGCCTGGCGCTCGCTCGAAGTCCAGGATGCCGATGCCCGGTGCCTGCAGGGCAACCTCCAGCGTGCCTCGATCCAGCGCCAGGTCGAGCGTGGCCTGGCCATGCATGTGCGGTGCATGCTGGCGGATATCGTGTGCATGCGCAGCGCTGGCGCCCAGCAGCAGGAAGAGAGCAGCAGGAAGCTTCATGACGTGGACTCCACATTGTTACTATGTAACATTATGGACCACATCCCCACCACGCCCGCAAGGGCCTTGGCCCAGCCGCCAACGTCGGCACGCTGGCACCCCCACATCGACCTGGCTGGCGCCTGGCTGTCACTGGGCTGCGCCGCGCACTGCATCGCCCTGCCCCTGCTGCTTGCCTTCGTGCCCGCGGCAATGATGGCGCTGCGCTCGTTCCAGCATCCCGGACATGGAGCAATGACCCTGCTGCTGGTGATGTCGCGCTGGGAATGGCTGTTCGCGCTGCTGGCCTCGGCGTTGGCGATGGCCAGTACAGCGGCCGGGCTGCACCGGCATGGCCGCTGGCGCTCGGTACGGCTCGCCAGCGTCGGCGCCGGCCTGTTGCTGTCCGCCTCGCTGTACCTGCCACTGAAGGAATCACTGCTCTGGCATGGCGTGGCGACCGCCTGCGGCGGCGTGCTGCTGGCGGCAGCGCACATCAGCAACCGCCGCGCATTGCGCCAGCGCCGCTAGCGCCGGGCCATGCCCGCCATGGCATTTCGTCATCCACGCCCGGCATGGATCTACTGTAGGGCCGAGCATAGGGCTCGGCTCTACACTGTGGTCACCCCGCGCGGGCCTCTCGGCGGCGGTGTACCCAGTAGTACAACGTGGGCAGCACCAGCAGGGTCAGCAGCATCGCCGACAGCAGACCGCCGATCACCACCACCGCCAGCGGCTTCTGGGTCTCGGCACCGATCGCGTGCGAGGTGGCCATCGGCAGCAGGCCGAACATCGCCAGCAGCGCCGTCATCAGCACCGTGCGCAGGCGCTGCAGCGAGCCCTGCACCACCGACTGCAGCAGATCCATGCCCTGCTCACGCAGCTGGGCAAAACGGCTGAGCATCACCACCCCGTTCAATACCGCCTGCCCGAACAACGCGATGAAGCCGATCGCTGCCGACACCGACAGCGGAATGCCGGTCAGCCACAGGGCAAGGATGCCGCCGATCATCGCCAGCGGCACGTTGGCCAGGATCAGGGCTGCACTGCTGATGTCCTTGAAGGCATCAAACAGCAGCACGAAAATGATCAGCACCGACAACGGAATCACCCAGCCCAGCCGCTTCATCGCGCGCTGCTGGTTCTCGAATTCACCGGACCACTCCAGCCGATAGCCCTCCGGTAGCTGCACGCTGGCATCCACGCGCTTGCGCATGTCGGCCACCACGCTGCCCATGTCACGTCCGGCGATGAAGATGCTGACCGCCTTTACCCGTTGCGCGTTCTCACGCGAGATATTGATCGCGCCACTGGCCATGTGGAAATCGGCCACGTCGGACAGCGTCACCGCATGGCCATCACCGATGCCCACCGGCACCGTGCGCAGGCGTTGCAGATCACGGTCGGCATCGTCCAGGCGCAGTGTGATCGGGAACTTGCGGTCGCCGTCCCAGAGCTCGCCGACCTGGCGGCCGCCCAGCGCGGTCTCGATCACCTCGTCGATATCGCGCACGTTCAGGCCGTAGCGCGCGGCACGGTCGCGGTCGATCTCGATCTGC
This genomic interval from Stenotrophomonas sp. 57 contains the following:
- a CDS encoding DUF3299 domain-containing protein; amino-acid sequence: MNRSHLLLALGCLWLAGCTAPGGDAVMVKPQDKPACSGSAEAPIDRWDALRPDEVTYQRPRPQIGLSRNGMDGVGGLIDDTGAGTPPGLEIDHSSPDRARQFGSSRVVDAADGRAVDLDGFVVPLGTTDAGLVDELLFVPFYGACIHVPPPPPNQIIHVTLATPIALGNLWDPYRLAGRLQVKRFNADIASASYDAASATLTAIGN
- a CDS encoding DUF3299 domain-containing protein; translation: MRGIGLLTMMLALVACERPVDTGVQALPPSSVVDRAGTVAAGEQELDWLQMMPRDELAALERGEGPEVEHNGNRRMPQFGTFRTVDTVLRRPVRLPGYVVPLANAQDGRLTEFLFVPYYGACIHVPPPPPNQIVHVVLPRPIEMPDMYSPFFLVGTLQAERLDDELAGSAYTMRDAQLRTYEP
- a CDS encoding FtsX-like permease family protein yields the protein MLELAWASLRSRALSVGLTILVITLSVVLLLGVERIRNQAHEGFASTVSGTDLIVGARSGPVNLLLYSVFHIGDPTNNVSWQSYQELSTLPQVKWAVPLSLGDSWRGFRVIGTSGGYFEHYRYGAGHTLGFAQGRPFDDLYDAVIGAEVAHAQKVGVGSEIVLAHGTGAVALATHADKPFRVSGILKRTGTPVDSSVLVSLPAIEAIHVDWRSGVQLRSQSVSAEQARHLDLTPTSITAFMLGLNSRIATFSVQRRINEYPDEAMLAILPGVTLQQLWQSLGAAERALQLISAMVVLLGMVSLVALLVSTLQERRREMAVLRATGARPGDIACLLVVEAVATSAAACALALSLLVLASLAGRGWVLATFGLSITHVWPDGRELGWVAAVLGISALAGLVPAVLAYRRTVADGLSPGA
- a CDS encoding ATP-binding cassette domain-containing protein — its product is MSAVPVIALEDVQFGYGVRRVLDIPRLSIEQGSSVLLRGASGGGKSTLLGLLAGVLLPSRGHVEVAGRPLHTMRGAARDRFRADHLGVIFQQFNLLPFLSVRDNIALGLRFSRLRSERVSGPLDGEIARLLSALQLDPALMQRRAGTLSVGQQQRVAAARALIGRPALLLADEPTSALDRDAATAFLRLMSAQGQAAGTTVVVVSHDDSLQPLFDRTLALSQINLAGGDHA
- a CDS encoding DUF2796 domain-containing protein — its product is MKLPAALFLLLGASAAHAHDIRQHAPHMHGQATLDLALDRGTLEVALQAPGIGILDFERAPGSAAEQAALARATVLLKGGSWVTLPTAAGCRVASSHATAEGFDATVAPPSAAQHRHAGFTATLQYRCANPAALRAIVVRLPVLFPGLHEVIVNSTTANGQGRNVLTPGNLRVVLAP
- a CDS encoding MerC domain-containing protein, producing the protein MDHIPTTPARALAQPPTSARWHPHIDLAGAWLSLGCAAHCIALPLLLAFVPAAMMALRSFQHPGHGAMTLLLVMSRWEWLFALLASALAMASTAAGLHRHGRWRSVRLASVGAGLLLSASLYLPLKESLLWHGVATACGGVLLAAAHISNRRALRQRR